From a region of the Cucumis sativus cultivar 9930 chromosome 6, Cucumber_9930_V3, whole genome shotgun sequence genome:
- the LOC105435981 gene encoding uncharacterized protein LOC105435981, with amino-acid sequence MVLLEIVDIFQETYEIILTWRKIFSQIALSLILPLTFIFLAHMEISNLLFGNFFYQVSFLHKNNQDHDARKYNELSDLITPKLTFFWLFNISYIVFLFVFSLLSTSAVVYTVACIHTGREISFKQIISIVPKVWKRLVVTFFCVFASFFVYNLLAVFAFILLLFILLVQYGPFGDVNGSIFVVFFILYFIGLLYLSVIVQLSSVVTVLEESYGFKAMVKSKALLKGNMLVATLMLLLINISLVIIQQAFVKLVVHGVWFGILGRGILGIVCLFLLLNFFLWQLVLETVLYFVCKEQHQENIDKSALSNHLQVYLLNGYIPLTPKSVELENREEV; translated from the exons atggtGTTGCTCGAAATCGTAGATATCTTTCAAGAAACCTATGAAATCATCCTCACATGGAGAAAAATTTTCAGCCAAATTGCTCTTTCATTAATTCTGCCTCttaccttcattttcttgGCTCATATGGAgatttcaaatcttctttttgGCAACTTCTTCTACCAAGTATCTTTTCTACACAAAAACAACCAAGATCATGATGCTCGCAAATACAATGAACTATCTGATCTCATCACCCCTAAATTGACCTTCTTTTGGCTCTTCAACATCTCTTACATAGTCTTCCTCTTcgttttctctctcctttcgACCTCCGCAGTTGTTTATACGGTCGCTTGCATACACACAG GTCGAGAGATATCTTTCAAGCAAATCATTAGCATTGTGCCCAAAGTTTGGAAACGACTTGTAGTCACGTTTTTCTGCGTTTTCGCCTCATTCTTTGTCTATAATCTGCTTGCAGTATTCGCTttcattttacttcttttcatTCTCCTAGTACAATATGGGCCATTCGGCGATGTCAATGGTTCAATCTTCGTCGTCTTCTTCATTCTCTACTTCATTGGCTTATTATATTTAAGTGTCATAGTTCAACTTTCGAGCGTTGTAACGGTTTTAGAAGAATCATATGGATTTAAAGCAATGGTGAAGAGTAAGGCGCTCTTGAAGGGAAACATGTTAGTAGCCACACTCATGTTGTTGCTTATCAATATCTCTTTAGTGATCATTCAACAGGCTTTTGTGAAGCTTGTGGTTCATGGAGTTTGGTTTGGAATACTTGGGAGGGGTATTTTGGGAATAGTCTGCTTGTTCTTGcttttgaatttcttcttATGGCAGCTTGTTTTGGAGACAGTATTGTATTTTGTCTGCAAAGAACAGCACCAAGAGAATATCGACAAGTCGGCGCTATCAAATCATCTTCaagtttatttgttgaatGGATATATCCCTTTGACGCCCAAAAGTGTTGAGCTTGAAAATCGTGAAGAAGTTTGA
- the LOC116404808 gene encoding uncharacterized protein LOC116404808, with protein MFLVRLKNFEPFFHATSRLALIAREADVKFTPLFFSITVSNQFPRFVAYLVMTYNCFINYKVDNDHTSRISLESFHDALLDGGGSPSMTIHLLANINQMILRFESSSHAPQVRHELSLKPSQEEDLGEIDYAKFFSIDSKALRRVIRNLPIFHGDSICVTATRSQVKFSIASKEIVLTKENEECIIVGYEGEEETKMGINLNPMLFFLNFTHDTLRVWFYKTTTYHGAMVVPSFGFYSQYVILFPNYN; from the exons ATGTTCTTAGTTAGGCTTAAAAACTTTGAACCTTTTTTTCATGCAACTTCTCGTCTTGCTCTAATTGCTAGAGAAGCCGATGTCAAATTCACACCATTGTTCTTTTCAATAACTGTTTCCAATCAATTCCCTCGTTTTGTTGCATATCTTGTAATGACTTACAATTGCTTCATCAATTATAAAGTCGATAATGATCATACCTCAAGAATATCCCTTGAATCTTTCCATGACGCTCTCTTGGACGGCGGAGGTTCTCCTTCAATGACTATTCATCTTCTTGCAAACATTAACCAAATGATCCTTAGATTTGAATCTTCAA gCCATGCCCCGCAAGTGCGTCATGAATTGTCATTGAAACCGTCGCAAGAAGAAGATCTAGGAGAAATTGATTATGCAAAATTTTTCTCAATTGATTCGAAGGCTTTAAGACGTGTTATAAGAAATTTACCCATCTTCCATGGGGACTCAA TATGTGTTACTGCAACGAGGTCACAAGTCAAATTCTCTATTGCTTCTAAAGAGATTGTTCTTACCAAAGAG AATGAAGAATGTATAATTGTAGGTTACGagggagaagaagaaactaaaatggGAATAAATCTAAATccaatgttgttttttcttaatttcacaCATGATACACTTAGGGTATGGTTCTATAAGACAACCACTTATCATGGTGCCATGGTTGTCCCatcttttggattttattcTCAATATGTAATCCTTTTTCCCAACTATAATTAG
- the LOC116404759 gene encoding uncharacterized protein LOC116404759, with amino-acid sequence MFLVKLTNFDPLLDATSFFAQISFDDADVKFTPSKFFIISSHRSPRFIATLQLSPQWFTSFSVDHDHSSKVSLESFHDAILDGGSFASMTIHLLDKTNQIILRFDTPSSEIQPLHHELALSPPQAEDNQIGQHELDEGKYFIVKSKALRRIIKELPIFQNDSIVCVDVTNSRVKFSIASKEIVLAEGPHCKIEEIEEIEPYAPNKAQQHKLLGLFWIKLPPRNKQPLQD; translated from the exons ATGTTCTTGGTCAAGCTTACAAACTTTGATCCTCTTCTTGACGCAACCTCCTTTTTTGCTCAAATTTCCTTCGACGATGCTGATGTGAAATTCACGCCTTCGAAATTCTTCATAATTTCCTCTCACCGTTCCCCTCGCTTCATCGCAACGCTACAATTGTCGCCACAATGGTTCACTAGTTTTTCCGTTGATCATGATCATAGTTCTAAGGTTTCCCTTGAATCCTTCCATGATGCTATATTGGATGGTGGAAGTTTTGCTTCAATGACAATCCATCTTTTGgacaaaacaaaccaaataatCCTTAGATTTGATACTCCTTCAA GCGAAATCCAACCTTTGCATCATGAATTGGCATTGTCACCTCCCCAAGCAGAAGACAATCAAATTGGCCAACATGAACTTGACGAAGGAAAATATTTCATAGTTAAATCTAAGGCATTAAGACGAATTATTAAAGAGTTACCTATCTTCCAAAATGATTCAA TCGTTTGTGTTGATGTAACAAATTCTCGAGTCAAATTCTCAATTGCATCTAAGGAGATTGTTCTTGCTGAG GGTCCACACTGTAAAATCGAAG AGATTGAAGAGATTGAACCATATGCACCAAACAAGGCACAGCAGCACAAGCTTTTAGGTCTATTTTGGATCAAACTTCCTCCAAGAAACAAACAACCTTTGCAAGATTAA
- the LOC105435982 gene encoding uncharacterized protein LOC105435982: protein MAALCFIHPLNFILSGLLLTLNDILRNLHDYGNTSHLFSSNYMSTVWPFHIISIIFLFGFSISSTAGVSQTVAALYTGQKPSIKDTMSVVVKVWKRLLVTNLCVILVFLIYHMIVGLALFIIILPLGTVDRTTLGVAFVFYFVGLLYLVVVLQLAGVVSVLEESRGFKAMAKSRLLLKENMVSATVIVLAISSGFGILLWLKSLTRMMLFSPSVAIWMHVLATLSLDLWVLVFLLWSLVSETMFYFVCKSYNHESIDMSTVSDHDPILLEIREY from the coding sequence ATGGCAGCACTTTGCTTCATCCACCCTCTAAACTTCATTCTTTCAGGCCTCTTGTTGACCTTGAATGACATCCTAAGAAACCTCCATGATTATGGGAATACATCACATCTCTTCTCAAGCAATTATATGTCCACCGTTTGGCCCTTCCACATCATATCCATCATTTTCCTCTTTGGTTTTTCTATCTCATCCACCGCCGGTGTGTCTCAAACCGTTGCCGCCTTATACACCGGCCAAAAACCGTCCATTAAGGACACAATGAGCGTGGTAGTCAAGGTTTGGAAGCGTCTTCTCGTCACGAATCTTTGTGTTATTCTGGTTTTCTTGATATATCATATGATCGTTGGACTTGCTTTGTTCATCATTATTTTGCCATTAGGAACAGTTGATAGAACAACTTTGGGTGtggcttttgttttttattttgttgggttGTTGTATTTGGTAGTGGTGTTACAATTGGCTGGTGTTGTTTCTGTGTTGGAAGAGTCTCGTGGGTTTAAAGCCATGGCGAAGAGTAGGTTGCTCTTGAAGGAAAATATGGTATCTGCGACAGTCATCGTGTTGGCGATTTCTTCTGGCTTTGGGATTTTACTATGGCTAAAGTCTCTTACTAGAATGATGCTTTTTTCGCCGTCGGTCGCTATCTGGATGCATGTGTTGGCCACCTTGTCATTAGACTTGTGGGTTTTGGTTTTCCTATTATGGAGTCTTGTATCAGAGACGATGTTCTATTTTGTGTGTAAATCGTATAACCATGAGAGTATCGACATGTCGACTGTCTCAGATCATGATCcaattcttttagaaatccGAGAGTATTAA